The proteins below are encoded in one region of Bacillota bacterium:
- the eno gene encoding phosphopyruvate hydratase: MSLIESVYAREVLDSRGNPTVEVEVVLMDGSFGRAIVPSGASTGAFEAVELRDGDKNRYLGKGVLQAVENVNEVLAPELVGLSALDQVLVDKTMIEIDGTENKGKLGANAILGVSLAVAKAAAQSCGLELYQYLGGVNSKTLPVPMMNILNGGEHADNNVDIQEFMIMPVGAKDFASALRMGAEVFHSLKAVLSAKGLNTAVGDEGGFAPNLSSNEQAIEVILEAIEKAGYKPGEEVGIALDVASTELFADGKYHFKGEGVVRDTDQMIEFYENLVNKYPILSIEDPLSEDEWDGWKKLTERLGDRVQLVGDDLFVTNTKRLSRGIEMGVANSILIKVNQIGTLTETLDAIEMAKRAGYTAVISHRSGETEDTTIADIAVATNAGQIKTGAPSRTDRVAKYNQLLRIEDGLEEMAQYPGMAAFYNRK, encoded by the coding sequence ATGTCCCTAATTGAAAGCGTATACGCCCGTGAAGTTCTCGACTCCCGTGGCAATCCTACCGTTGAGGTAGAAGTTGTCCTGATGGATGGCTCCTTTGGTCGAGCCATTGTGCCCTCCGGTGCATCCACCGGTGCCTTTGAGGCAGTGGAATTGCGGGATGGCGACAAGAACCGCTATCTCGGCAAGGGTGTCCTGCAGGCCGTTGAGAATGTCAATGAAGTGCTGGCCCCAGAACTCGTAGGCCTCAGTGCTTTGGATCAGGTCCTGGTGGACAAGACTATGATCGAGATCGATGGTACTGAGAACAAGGGTAAGCTCGGTGCCAACGCGATTTTGGGTGTCTCCCTGGCGGTGGCTAAGGCAGCGGCCCAAAGCTGTGGCCTGGAGCTGTATCAGTATCTAGGCGGCGTCAACTCTAAGACCCTACCGGTACCGATGATGAACATCCTCAACGGTGGCGAGCATGCCGACAACAACGTTGACATCCAGGAGTTCATGATCATGCCCGTAGGTGCCAAGGACTTTGCTTCCGCCTTGCGGATGGGTGCCGAGGTATTTCACAGTCTCAAGGCCGTTCTGAGTGCTAAGGGTCTCAATACTGCTGTGGGTGATGAGGGTGGCTTTGCTCCTAACCTCAGCTCCAATGAGCAGGCCATTGAGGTCATCCTTGAGGCCATCGAGAAGGCAGGATACAAGCCCGGTGAAGAGGTTGGCATCGCTTTGGACGTAGCTTCCACTGAGCTCTTTGCCGATGGCAAGTACCACTTCAAAGGTGAAGGCGTGGTTCGGGATACCGACCAGATGATCGAGTTCTACGAGAACCTGGTCAACAAGTACCCGATTCTTTCCATTGAAGACCCCCTCAGCGAAGATGAGTGGGATGGCTGGAAGAAGCTTACCGAAAGACTCGGCGATCGGGTGCAGTTGGTGGGAGACGACTTGTTTGTCACCAATACCAAGCGGCTGAGCCGGGGTATTGAGATGGGTGTTGCCAACTCCATCTTGATTAAGGTTAACCAGATTGGTACCTTGACGGAGACCCTCGACGCCATTGAGATGGCAAAGCGGGCAGGCTACACTGCTGTTATTTCCCATCGCTCCGGTGAGACCGAGGACACCACCATCGCGGATATTGCCGTTGCCACCAATGCCGGCCAGATCAAGACCGGTGCTCCTTCCCGTACCGACCGCGTAGCTAAGTACAACCAACTGCTGCGGATCGAGGACGGTTTGGAGGAAATGGCCCAATATCCTGGTATGGCTGCCTTCTATAACCGCAAGTAG
- a CDS encoding 2,3-bisphosphoglycerate-independent phosphoglycerate mutase, translating to MILDGFGLNPRDEGDATKLANKPNLDRIFAQYPRATLQASGEAVGLMAGQMGDSNVGHLNIGAGRIVYQDVARISKSIRDGEFETNQWLLHAMEAARDRGSALHLMGLVSPGGVHSHSEHLYALLEMAKANGVKEVYVHAFLDGRDVPPSSAKEYIEELQAKIDEIGIGQIATVSGRYYAMDRDKRWERTEKAYRALVLGEGRRATSGVEAVTTAYGADETDEFVIPTVVVDEQGNPVGPIKDGDSVLFFNFRADRARQITRAFVDEEFAGFTRPPEHPEVTFVGMTRYDETIKAPFAYPPQDLRNTLGEVVANNQMKQLRIAETEKYAHVTFFFSGGEEKEFPGEVRKLIPSPKVATYDLQPEMSAPEVADAAVELIRSREFDLIVLNFANCDMVGHTGSIPAAVAAVEAVDAGVGKVVEAMQEIGGYVLLTADHGNAEQMVDYETGEPHTAHTSNLVPVVLISDLEDVSLQDGILADLAPTVLDLLELEQPEEMTGKSLLVR from the coding sequence ATGATCCTCGATGGCTTTGGACTCAATCCCCGGGATGAGGGTGATGCTACAAAGCTAGCCAATAAGCCTAATCTGGATCGCATATTTGCCCAATATCCTCGGGCTACCTTGCAAGCCTCAGGGGAAGCCGTGGGGCTGATGGCTGGGCAGATGGGTGACTCCAATGTGGGGCACTTGAATATCGGTGCCGGGCGAATTGTTTATCAAGATGTGGCTCGGATCAGCAAGTCTATCAGGGACGGCGAGTTCGAAACCAACCAATGGTTGTTACACGCCATGGAGGCGGCTAGGGATCGAGGCAGCGCCTTACACCTGATGGGTCTGGTGTCTCCCGGCGGGGTTCACAGCCACAGTGAGCACCTGTACGCTCTCCTGGAGATGGCGAAGGCCAACGGTGTCAAGGAAGTTTACGTCCATGCCTTTTTGGATGGGCGAGACGTGCCGCCCAGCAGTGCCAAGGAGTATATCGAGGAACTGCAGGCCAAGATCGATGAGATTGGGATCGGGCAAATAGCCACCGTTAGCGGTCGGTACTATGCCATGGATCGGGATAAGCGCTGGGAGCGGACGGAAAAGGCCTATCGTGCCCTGGTACTAGGTGAAGGTCGTCGGGCTACCTCCGGAGTGGAAGCGGTGACTACAGCCTATGGGGCTGATGAGACCGACGAATTTGTAATTCCCACCGTCGTCGTCGATGAGCAGGGTAATCCCGTGGGACCCATTAAGGATGGGGATTCCGTTCTCTTCTTCAACTTCCGTGCCGACCGGGCTCGGCAAATTACCAGAGCCTTTGTCGATGAAGAGTTCGCTGGATTTACCCGACCCCCGGAGCATCCCGAGGTCACCTTTGTGGGGATGACCCGCTACGATGAGACCATTAAGGCTCCCTTTGCCTATCCGCCCCAGGATTTGCGGAATACTTTGGGGGAAGTCGTGGCCAATAACCAGATGAAGCAGCTGAGAATCGCTGAAACGGAAAAGTACGCCCACGTCACCTTCTTTTTCAGCGGTGGTGAGGAGAAGGAATTTCCAGGTGAGGTACGGAAACTAATCCCGTCACCCAAGGTTGCCACCTATGATTTGCAGCCAGAGATGAGTGCTCCTGAGGTGGCCGATGCGGCGGTAGAATTGATTCGCAGTCGGGAATTTGACTTGATTGTACTCAACTTCGCCAACTGTGATATGGTGGGCCATACCGGCAGTATTCCTGCCGCGGTTGCCGCCGTGGAGGCCGTCGACGCTGGCGTTGGCAAAGTAGTGGAGGCGATGCAGGAGATCGGTGGATACGTCCTCCTGACTGCCGATCATGGTAACGCTGAGCAGATGGTGGACTACGAGACCGGTGAGCCCCACACGGCCCATACCTCCAATTTGGTTCCAGTGGTGTTGATCTCGGATCTGGAAGATGTCTCTTTGCAAGACGGAATCTTAGCCGATCTGGCTCCGACGGTACTGGATTTGCTGGAACTGGAGCAGCCTGAGGAAATGACTGGAAAGTCGTTGCTAGTTCGTTAG
- a CDS encoding triose-phosphate isomerase yields MRVPVIAGNWKMYKTAEEAVETVNELKPLVDKVKDREVVICAPFTALADLVRATEGSNIAVGAQDVFWEEEGAYTGEVSPGMLTALGVKYVIIGHSERRQYFGETDETVNKKLKAAQSHGLIPIVCVGESLEQRQSGQTEEVVTTQVKGAFAGVDAKNAAAVIIAYEPIWAIGTGQTATSQQANETIALIRQVVAELYDEKVADEIRIQYGGSVKPGNVDELMGQSDIDGALVGGASLEADSFARIVNFVTDQTP; encoded by the coding sequence ATGCGGGTTCCGGTAATTGCCGGCAACTGGAAGATGTACAAGACAGCCGAAGAGGCTGTGGAGACGGTAAATGAGCTTAAACCCTTGGTGGACAAGGTTAAGGATAGAGAGGTAGTTATCTGTGCACCCTTTACGGCCTTGGCTGACTTGGTGCGAGCAACCGAGGGCAGCAACATTGCCGTGGGGGCCCAGGACGTGTTCTGGGAAGAGGAAGGGGCATACACCGGTGAAGTCTCTCCGGGAATGCTCACCGCCTTGGGAGTGAAATATGTCATCATCGGTCACTCGGAACGGCGGCAGTATTTTGGGGAAACCGATGAGACGGTGAATAAGAAGCTGAAGGCCGCTCAAAGCCATGGTTTGATCCCCATTGTCTGTGTTGGTGAGAGTCTGGAGCAACGGCAAAGCGGTCAGACGGAAGAGGTAGTCACCACCCAGGTCAAGGGCGCCTTTGCCGGCGTGGATGCAAAGAATGCCGCGGCTGTGATCATTGCTTATGAACCCATCTGGGCAATAGGGACTGGTCAGACAGCAACCTCTCAACAGGCTAATGAAACCATTGCGTTAATTCGCCAAGTTGTCGCAGAATTGTACGATGAGAAGGTAGCCGATGAGATTCGAATTCAATATGGTGGTAGTGTCAAACCAGGGAATGTTGATGAATTAATGGGACAGTCTGATATTGACGGCGCACTAGTTGGAGGAGCAAGTTTAGAGGCTGACAGTTTTGCGCGTATCGTTAATTTCGTAACTGATCAGACTCCCTAA
- a CDS encoding phosphoglycerate kinase: MNKKTIDDISVQGKRVLVRVDFNVPVNDQREITDDKRIRAALPTIKALSDKGGRVILVSHFGRPKGKVVDEMRLDPVAKRLSELLGREVKKTDDCIGDEVKQAVAAMEDGDVLLLENVRFHPGEEKNDPEFAKALAELADVYVNDAFGAAHRAHASTEGVTRYIDTAVAGYLMQKEIEFLGGALDNPKRPFVAILGGAKVSDKIGLINNLIDKVDTLIVGGGMAYTFLKAKGYEVGDSLLDEERIELAKEMMDKAQAKGVEFLLPVDITVASEFAADAEHKVVAADEIPAGWQGLDIGPKTLELFKEAVAKAATVVWNGPMGVFEMPAFAKGTTGLASVLAESDAITIIGGGDSAAAVEQAGLSDKMSHVSTGGGASMEFLEGKELPGVAALNDK, from the coding sequence CAACGTTCCTGTTAACGACCAGCGGGAAATCACTGATGACAAGCGGATTCGCGCTGCCTTGCCAACCATCAAGGCTTTGTCTGACAAGGGTGGCAGGGTAATTCTGGTTTCCCACTTTGGACGTCCTAAGGGCAAGGTAGTAGACGAGATGCGCCTTGATCCCGTCGCCAAACGCTTGTCGGAATTGTTGGGTCGTGAGGTAAAGAAGACCGATGATTGCATCGGCGATGAGGTGAAGCAAGCGGTAGCAGCCATGGAAGATGGCGATGTCTTGCTCCTGGAAAATGTCCGGTTCCATCCCGGTGAAGAGAAGAATGATCCGGAGTTTGCCAAGGCCTTGGCAGAGCTGGCTGACGTGTATGTTAACGACGCCTTTGGAGCTGCCCACAGAGCCCATGCCTCTACCGAAGGTGTAACTCGGTATATCGATACCGCGGTTGCCGGCTATCTGATGCAGAAGGAAATCGAGTTCTTGGGTGGCGCCTTGGATAACCCGAAGCGTCCCTTTGTGGCTATTTTGGGAGGAGCTAAGGTCTCTGACAAGATTGGGCTGATCAATAACCTGATCGATAAGGTAGACACTCTCATTGTCGGTGGTGGGATGGCCTACACCTTCCTGAAGGCCAAGGGCTATGAGGTTGGCGATTCGCTGTTGGATGAAGAGCGGATCGAACTGGCCAAAGAGATGATGGACAAGGCCCAGGCCAAGGGTGTAGAGTTCCTCTTGCCTGTGGATATCACCGTTGCCTCCGAGTTTGCCGCGGATGCTGAGCATAAGGTAGTGGCCGCGGATGAGATTCCTGCTGGCTGGCAGGGTCTAGACATCGGGCCCAAGACCCTGGAGTTGTTTAAGGAGGCCGTCGCCAAAGCGGCAACCGTGGTCTGGAACGGTCCCATGGGTGTATTTGAAATGCCGGCCTTTGCCAAGGGAACCACTGGATTGGCGTCGGTGTTGGCCGAGAGCGATGCCATTACTATTATCGGCGGTGGAGACTCTGCTGCTGCCGTGGAGCAGGCCGGTTTGTCCGATAAGATGAGCCATGTTTCCACCGGTGGTGGAGCGTCCATGGAGTTCCTGGAAGGGAAGGAGCTACCTGGAGTCGCTGCTTTGAACGACAAATAG